A segment of the Pseudoalteromonas sp. DL-6 genome:
ATTATATACATATTTTAGGTTAATCATCACATGCTATCGAGCTCACTTAAAAAAACAATTAGACAAGTACACCAGCATGTTGCAAATAACCTAACCGATTACCGCCCTCGCAGTAGTCAAAACTATCTAGTTGCTGAAATCGCCAAAACATTAGCCGGTGAATACCATAAAAAACAACGTATTTGTGTTATTGAAGCAGGCACGGGTACCGGTAAGTCATTAGCTTACTGTCTAGGCGCCCTGCCACTGGCATTAGCACAAAAAAAGAAACTGGTTATTTCTACGGCTACGGTGGCTTTACAAGAGCAGTTAATCGCTAAAGAGCTACCATTTTTTAAAAAGCACTCAGGGCTCGATTTTAAATTTGATTTAGTAAAAGGCCGCCAACGTTATATTTGTGCACACAAACTTCATAATGCGCTGAACAGCGATAGTCAAACTCAAATGGAGTTTATGCCTACCCTTACATCGCCACTTAGTGATATGGAAACTAAATGCTTAAAGCAACTTTACGATGCCTATGTAAACAAAAAATGGCAAGGCGATAGAGACAGCTGGGCTGATACCATTCCTGATAGGGTATGGGGACTAATCGCCTGCGATAAGCATGCTTGCCAACGCCAGATGAAAGCACACCAAACATGTCCTTTTCAACTCGCCCGCCAGCAGTTAATGCAAATGGATGTATTAGTTATAAACCATTCGTTACTATTAGCCGATTTAGATTTAGGGGGCGGAAAAATTTTACCCGAACCCGACAATACCATTTATGTAATCGATGAAGCGCATCACCTTGCGCATATTACCCGCGATTTTTCATCTGCTGCAGCTACAATAAAAGGCACGATAGATTGGCTCGACAAACTCACTAAATTTAGTGGCAAAATGGCCAAAGTGTTAGTGGGGCAAAAAGGTATTGGGCAAAACTTTAAATTATGCGATAGCATTAACGATGCAAACAAAGATTTAAAAGTAGTCCGCGATATTCTCGACAACGCCGATTTTGAATATTCAAAAGACGATACCTATCGCTTTGAACATGGTGAAATTCCTAAATCGCTACACGCTAAGGCAAAAGACATTAGCGAAGCCACGCTTGATGCATTACGGTGTTTGAATAAAATGCACGACACCCTCACACAAGATGTAAGCGACGGTGATATTAAACCTTATGTTGCCGACCCCATTCTGGCTGAAAGTGGGCAATACATAAACCGGTTAGAACAACTTAATAAATTATGGTTTAGTTACGCTACTAAAGGCGAAGGCACACCGCATGCGCGTTGGATAAAGCGACTTGAATATAAAAGCCATCATGATCACTTGCTTAGCGACTGCCCTATTGAGGTCGGTTACTATTTAAAAGATAAGCTGTGGAGCGAATGTGCTGGAGCCGTGTTATGCTCAGCTACCTTGAGCGCACTAGGTTCATTTGATCACTTTGCCTATGAAAGCGGTCTTGCTAAAGAAGAAGGGGTAAAGTTCATTAAAGTCCCCTCTCCGTTTGACTACCCAAAACAGGCCACTCTGCGAATTCCTGCATCGAGCATAGAGCCAACAGATAAAGAATTTAGCGATCATATTGCGAAAACATTACCCGAGTATCTGAACACTAAAAAAGCCAATTTAGTGTTGTTTGCCTCTTACTGGCAAATGGACCATGTAAGTAAGTTTCTTAGAACAAAAGGATTTAACTTATTAGTACAAGGTGAAATGTCACGAGAAGCTTTACTCAAATTACATACTAAAAATATTGATGAAGGCAAAGGTAGTATTTTATTTGGCACCCAAAGCCTCTCTGAAGGGCTTGATTTACCAGGTAAATATTTAGAAAATCTAATTATTACAAAAATTCCATTTGCGGTGCCTACCTCGCCTATCGAAGAAGCACAAGCGGAGTTTGTGCAAAGTAAAGGCGGTAATCCATTTTTATCTATAACCGTGCCAGACGCAGCAAAGAAATTGGTACAAAGCTGTGGTAGACTGCTGCGCAAAGAAAGTGATATTGGCACAATAACTATTTTAGATAGACGCTTAATCACCAAACGATATGGCAAAGCCATGCTCGACACCTTACCACCTTTTAAAAGACAAATAGATTACTGATGTTTGAACTTGCACTCGACCCAACAACTTGGGCTATTTTATGTGGCGTTGCACTTTTAGCTGGCTTTATTGATGCTATTGCTGGCGGTGGTGGTTTACTCACTGTACCGGCACTGTTAACGGCGGGGTTACCTCCTCATTTAACGCTTGGCACTAATAAATTGGCCGCCAGTTTTGGCTCGTTAACCGCCAGTATTACCTATTATAAAAAACAATTATTTAACCCGAAGTTCTGGCTCGCCTCTATTTTGGCCACCGCTATAGGCGCTTTACTGGGCACTCTACTTGTTGATCATTTAAGCATCGACTTTTTAAACAAGTTGCTGCCTATAATCATTATCCTAGTGGCTTGTTATAGTTTGTTTGGTAACTTAAGCACCACACAAAGTGATGCGCTCCCTAAGCTCACTCCCGCTTTAAAAGTAAAACAATGGTTACAGGGGCTCAGTTTAGGTTTTTTTGATGGTTTAGCCGGCCCTGGTGCGGGTACCTTTTGGACTGCCTCAAACGGTATGCTTTATAAAATGAGTTTGTTACTTAATTGTGGTTTGGCGCGTTCAATGAACTTTGTTTCTAACTTTATCTCGCTGATCACCTTTGTTGCACTTGGCCATGTTAACTTTTTACTGGGAATTACAATGGGCTTCTTTATCATGCTTGGTGCATGGTTTGGCGCACATTCAGCGATTCGTTTTGGTAGTAAATTTATTCGCCCAGTATTTAATACGATGGTTATACTTTTAGCATTAAAACTAATTTACGAGGCATACTTTTAACATGCAACCTGCCGCTTTAGATAAACTACGCCAACAAGTTGCCACGCTTAAGCAACAGGCAGAGCAATTTGACAAAGCAAAGCTCTTTTCTAAAAACCGGTATATGCAGGCACAGCCGAGCTTATTTGACAGAGCCGTATTTAGTACCAAAAGCATGAACTTAGCCGACTATGTAGTAGAAATAGAAGATGAAATAGCCAGCCTACCACCGAGCGAACACCGTCATGCTTACACCTATGCACTTGAGCGCATTGCCAGTCAGGTACAAGCGGTATTTAATGTTATTAAGTCGACTCCTATTTGGGTGAAAGAAAATAAAAGTCATTATAAGCCTCGTGCTAAACAGCCTGTTTATAAACAAGCGGTGCAAAAAATCATGCAATCATCCCACGAATTATATGATGAACTTAAACAAAACCATGAATTTGAGCGCCGCCTGGTATTAATGATTGAAGAGCGTAAATTACAGATGGAAAAAGCATCACCAGCGCAAGCACAAAAGCTTAATCAAGAAATTTTAACTACTCATGCACGACTCGGGCGTTGTAGAAAAGCGATTTCTGCCACCGAAGACAAAATTCAACAAGTAGAAAAACAACAGCTACGCTAATGCAGCTTTTTTATCACGACCTGTACTCGCAATTAGAGTTACCTGAACGCCATCGATTTCCAATTAAAAAGTATCAACAGCTCAAGCATGAAGTTGAACGTTTAGGCTATACGCGGTTTATATCGCCTTCGCCAGCAACTACAGCGCAGTTAAGCTTATGCCATAGCTCAGATTATATTGCTGACTTTTTAAACGGGTCGTTAACTGACAAAGCGGTTAAAAAAATGGGATTTCCGCACTCACCTGAACTAGTCGAGCGAACCCTTTATTCTGTTGGTGCCAGTATTCAAGCAGCTGAGAATGCACTGCAAACCGGCTTAGCGGCTAATTTAAGTGGCGGTTATCATCATGCTTACAGCAATTACGGCAGTGGCTTTTGTATTTTTAATGATTTAGCTATTGCGGCAGCCCACCTTATTGCAACGGAGCAAGCCGACACCGTATTAATATTTGATTGCGACGTACATCAAGGTGACGGCACAGCACAAATAACCCAGCACCATGAGCAGATAATTAGCTGCTCAATTCACTGTGAACAAAACTTTCCTCGGCAAAAGCAACACTCAACCTATGACTTTGGCTTGCCAGCAAACACCACAGATGCAGAGTATTTAACAACACTAGAGCAAGCTCTTGAGTTATGTGTTCGTCTCCACCAGCCCGATATTATTTTATATAATGCGGGCGCCGATATTTATACCAAAGACGAACTCGGCTTATTTGATGTTTCTCTAGCTGGTGTGTATAAACGCGACTTTGCTGTTCTTAACTTTTGTAAGCAGCGAAACATACCACTGACGTGCGCTTTAGGTGGCGGTTATCAACGTAACATCAACAATTTAGTTAGTGTCCATAAGCAACTATTTAAAGCGGCTCTCGATTTATAACAATCCTTGGTATAGACTCATTACAGACAATAAAAAAGAGTGACAGGAATATGCGATTAGATGACGACATACACAATTTTTACGAAAAACTCGTTTTAGAAGAAATAGAAAAACGTAAACTTAATGAACGTTACAACGACGATGTAATGGCTGACTTTTGCTGCACCGTACTCAATCAATTACCCCCACGTTATATTAGATACGATGTAGATATGGCGTTTTATTTAACTCAAACAGATCGTTTAG
Coding sequences within it:
- a CDS encoding histone deacetylase, coding for MQLFYHDLYSQLELPERHRFPIKKYQQLKHEVERLGYTRFISPSPATTAQLSLCHSSDYIADFLNGSLTDKAVKKMGFPHSPELVERTLYSVGASIQAAENALQTGLAANLSGGYHHAYSNYGSGFCIFNDLAIAAAHLIATEQADTVLIFDCDVHQGDGTAQITQHHEQIISCSIHCEQNFPRQKQHSTYDFGLPANTTDAEYLTTLEQALELCVRLHQPDIILYNAGADIYTKDELGLFDVSLAGVYKRDFAVLNFCKQRNIPLTCALGGGYQRNINNLVSVHKQLFKAALDL
- a CDS encoding primosomal replication protein translates to MQPAALDKLRQQVATLKQQAEQFDKAKLFSKNRYMQAQPSLFDRAVFSTKSMNLADYVVEIEDEIASLPPSEHRHAYTYALERIASQVQAVFNVIKSTPIWVKENKSHYKPRAKQPVYKQAVQKIMQSSHELYDELKQNHEFERRLVLMIEERKLQMEKASPAQAQKLNQEILTTHARLGRCRKAISATEDKIQQVEKQQLR
- a CDS encoding TSUP family transporter, yielding MFELALDPTTWAILCGVALLAGFIDAIAGGGGLLTVPALLTAGLPPHLTLGTNKLAASFGSLTASITYYKKQLFNPKFWLASILATAIGALLGTLLVDHLSIDFLNKLLPIIIILVACYSLFGNLSTTQSDALPKLTPALKVKQWLQGLSLGFFDGLAGPGAGTFWTASNGMLYKMSLLLNCGLARSMNFVSNFISLITFVALGHVNFLLGITMGFFIMLGAWFGAHSAIRFGSKFIRPVFNTMVILLALKLIYEAYF
- a CDS encoding late competence development ComFB family protein, with amino-acid sequence MRLDDDIHNFYEKLVLEEIEKRKLNERYNDDVMADFCCTVLNQLPPRYIRYDVDMAFYLTQTDRLDMEQRVEVAINFAIDQIAKKKELHE
- the dinG gene encoding ATP-dependent DNA helicase DinG; translated protein: MLSSSLKKTIRQVHQHVANNLTDYRPRSSQNYLVAEIAKTLAGEYHKKQRICVIEAGTGTGKSLAYCLGALPLALAQKKKLVISTATVALQEQLIAKELPFFKKHSGLDFKFDLVKGRQRYICAHKLHNALNSDSQTQMEFMPTLTSPLSDMETKCLKQLYDAYVNKKWQGDRDSWADTIPDRVWGLIACDKHACQRQMKAHQTCPFQLARQQLMQMDVLVINHSLLLADLDLGGGKILPEPDNTIYVIDEAHHLAHITRDFSSAAATIKGTIDWLDKLTKFSGKMAKVLVGQKGIGQNFKLCDSINDANKDLKVVRDILDNADFEYSKDDTYRFEHGEIPKSLHAKAKDISEATLDALRCLNKMHDTLTQDVSDGDIKPYVADPILAESGQYINRLEQLNKLWFSYATKGEGTPHARWIKRLEYKSHHDHLLSDCPIEVGYYLKDKLWSECAGAVLCSATLSALGSFDHFAYESGLAKEEGVKFIKVPSPFDYPKQATLRIPASSIEPTDKEFSDHIAKTLPEYLNTKKANLVLFASYWQMDHVSKFLRTKGFNLLVQGEMSREALLKLHTKNIDEGKGSILFGTQSLSEGLDLPGKYLENLIITKIPFAVPTSPIEEAQAEFVQSKGGNPFLSITVPDAAKKLVQSCGRLLRKESDIGTITILDRRLITKRYGKAMLDTLPPFKRQIDY